Proteins from one Bos indicus x Bos taurus breed Angus x Brahman F1 hybrid chromosome 19, Bos_hybrid_MaternalHap_v2.0, whole genome shotgun sequence genomic window:
- the LOC113878471 gene encoding olfactory receptor 4D1-like: protein MASGNLTWVSEFVLLGLSQTQELQLFLFLVFLLVYTTTVMGNLLIMITVTSDSRLHTPMYFLLRNLAVIDLCYSTVTSPKMLVDFLHETKTISYHGCMAQIFFFHLLGGGTVFFLSVMAYDRYIAISRPLHYITIMNTRVCVGLVVAAWVGGFVHSIVQLVLMLPLPFCGSNTLDNFYCDIPQVLRLACTDTSLLEFLMISNSGMLVLIWFLLLLISYTVILVMLRSQSGQARRKAASTCITHIIVVSMIFIPCICIYARPFTSFLMDKTVSISYTVLTPMLNPIIYTLRNREMQAAMNRLGKRLVISSRK from the coding sequence ATGGCATCAGGGAACCTCACGTGGGTGTCAGAATTTGTCCTCCTGGGACTCTCACAGACTCAGGAGCTCCAGCTCTTCTTGTTTCTGGTGTTCCTGCTAGTCTACACCACCACTGTCATGGGAAACCTCCTCATCATGATCACAGTGACCTCTGATTCCAGGCTCCACACACCCATGTATTTCCTGCTGCGAAATCTTGCTGTCATAGACCTCTGCTATTCCACAGTCACTTCTCCAAAGATGTTAGTGGACTTCTTGCATGAGACCAAGACCATCTCCTACCATGGCTGCATGGCCCAGATCTTCTTTTTCCACCTCTTGGGAGGTGGGACTGTCTTCTTCCTctcagtgatggcctatgaccgctacaTAGCCATCTCCCGGCCTCTCCACTACATCACCATCATGAACACTCGAGTGTGTGTGGGGCTGGTGGTGGCTGCCTGGGTAGGGGGCTTTGTCCACTCCATTGTCCAGCTGGTTCTGATGCTCCCATTGCCTTTTTGTGGCTCCAACACCCTGGATAACTTCTACTGTGACATTCCACAAGTGCTGAGGCTTGCCTGCACAGACACCTCCCTCCTGGAGTTCCTTATGATCTCCAACAGTGGGATGCTGGTCCTCATCTGGTTCCTCCTCCTTCTGATCTCTTATACTGTCATCCTGGTGATGCTGCGGTCTCAGTCTGGGCAGGCGAGGAGGAAGGCAGCTTCCACCTGCATCACTCACATCATCGTTGTGTCTATGATCTTCATTCCCTGTATCTGTATCTATGCCCGGCCATTCACTTCATTCCTCATGGACAAGACTGTGTCCATCAGCTACACTGTCTTGACCCCCATGCTCAATCCCATCATCTACACCCTGAGGAACCGGGAGATGCAGGCAGCCATGAATAGATTAGGCAAGCGCCTAGTGATTTCCAGCAGGAAGTGA